A window of Phaseolus vulgaris cultivar G19833 chromosome 4, P. vulgaris v2.0, whole genome shotgun sequence genomic DNA:
CCTCCACTCAAAACGCCTCCACCGCAGGAAAAGAGCTCCTctgcaacttttttttttttaaataaaggtAACAAAGAGAGTTTggagttttaaaataaatgttggGTGTAGATCAcgattgatatggtgcagggagaattaGCCCATGGTTGGTTATACGATTCATATTGTACCGGTACGGGGAGAGATCGGGACCCACCCGGCTGCCCGATGCCGTGTCAGCCTGACCGAGACCATGAGAACCTGGCCAAGACCTCTGAAGACTTGGTAGACCGGCCGTGGGCCGAGACCtttggagacttggccgagtggccgagaccttagaagacttggccgggaggtcgagaccttggaaggcttggccgagacgaccgagaggtcgagaccttagaagacttggccgagaggtcgAGACCTTTGAAggcttggccgagacgaccgagaggACGAGACCTTataagacttggccgagaggccgagagaccgagacctttggagacttggccgagaggccgagaccttagacgACTCAACTTAGACGGCCGAAGACCACAGGTATTTGGCCGATGACCGACCCTTACCATGGGAattggccgatggccgaaccccattacaactaacgctcaaaccgagatcagtgaagctaatccatcatcaagaattaggtaatgcaaccctaagcggtattcacctcgataaacgggcccaacaaggtaggcccactagaataatataaatagcacgcatttcaaggagtaaggtatgtcattattactgttcacatacctgagagctaaccacccgctttactgacttgagcgtcggagtgccttcgcaggtacccccaccatccggtgttcacccgacgaccgagtcccgAGTGCCGAAGGGTTAGCAGAAGAAAGAGAAGGATCCCAGTTCATCACCCAgccacctgcccgaccgaaggaaggagaagaagacttcaatagttctctaggtcccatctccctagcaggaacacaTATGGTTACTCTCATTCCAACTTCATCAAATAACTAATTCAAAACGTGAAAAAAACACAAacttacctttttttttttgggaAAACAACAATGAACGCATTAAGAgtctctttttttatttactttatacATTCAAAAGATTTGTgcaattttttcataaaattgacataatatttattcataaagttTACAAAAACTTTTCACTAATTAagcaaaaacataaatttaagaGAGACAAAATATGTGGAAATGAGATCAAATAATAAGGATTATATTTACGTAAGTATAAGACTGATGTGCAATCAAATATGTTCATATTATGAAATTTTGCGtacaatattataaaaaattaaagataggacgtaattaaacatataaaacagTAATAGATGTATTGTCATAATCTATTcaactcttttttttaaatctttttaaatttatgaaataaagtttttcaaataatttaaattaagataaattAGGATGAAGGTCTTGaaagtaattaaaatatgtaaattgacaataacaattattattttttatttactttatacGTTCAAGACATTTGctccattttcatttttataaaatctaTCCAGTATTTATTCATAAAGTTTACAAAATCTTCACAGTAAGTGAAGAGAAATATATTATATGGAGATGAGACCAAATAATATGCATCATATTTACGCAACtataacaataatttataataacatATCTTAAAATTGCTTATATGTTTACAACAAAATGAATATATGACTTAATTAAACACACATAACAAAAAGATAAGCTCTACAAGTGCGAATTCCCATATACGAAAATCAAAAGGTAGAAGACTCTAACTAGTCAAAGAGTATGTACTCTCATTccaactttataaatattataaaaagagTATGTATTCTCATTccaactttataaatattataaatcttGAAAGTCAATATAGATTTCCGCTATATCGAACTTATAATATACTTCCAAAAGGTTATTTTTCTCTACTCCTAAAATGAAAAGTTATATCCACATTTAAAATCAAAGTGGACTAATCTCATTCTTATGGTTTgcgtcataatttttttcctttgaaaaagATAAGTAAAGTAACTTGTAAATTTTAAAAGGATTCTATAATCTTCTTCAAGATTCAATAATGTTCTATAATTACGTAGAGGTAAAGAGATGGGTGACCgaaggaaagaaagaaatgTGTGAAGGTTGTAACTTCCTTCGTACGTCAGTTTCAAGTCCTTGTGAAGTTTGTAACTTCCTTCACATGGCAACTTCATCATTTGGACATCCCAACTAATTAACACATGGGTTATAGATTAATTTTGTGTAATCATTAGAATAGTGTTCACCTTAGTGTAATAATTAGTTTAGTGTTCATATTAGTGTATTCATTTTGTGTAATTAGTATATTAGTGTTCACCCTAATGTAATAATTAGTTTAGTGTCCATACTAGTGTATTCATTAGGCTTGTGTTCACATTAATATATTCACACTTAGGAAATCATTAGTTTTGTGTTCACATTGCTTCTTACCCATTTTATCTCTCAACTTGATTTGTGAGAATTTCAAGTGTCTTAAGAGTATGATGCTCTTCTTCATAAATTCTTATCTTAGAGTTTCTTCAAGTGACAAATCTTCATTAGACTTATCTTTGGAGTTTTTTTAAGGTGGTGTGTTTTAATACATTTTCTTCCTTAATCCACTTTCGATCAATTTgaaacttattttgtttttcttttggaatGTCGCAAGGCTCAAAGTCCTTTCAATAAAGTCTTGCATTTCCAACACCTATTTAGGTTGATAGATTATTCCTCCTTCTAAGCAACACATCAAATGGTATCAAAAGCTTTGAATTCAAAGTTAGAATGTGTTACTCACTAAAAGTAAGTAATTATTCCAAAATAGGTTTTATCATTGTCCTCCAAACTCATTTTTATAAGTGATATGATTCTTAGTTTTTCTTTGGATAACCATTGATgatcatatatttattcacactcaatagccttaatcatatattattggactataataataaataaatccattgttttaattaatattcttctaATTGGGTTTATTCGGGCCTTTGctattatttatgttaattttgtatttttaacctaagttgcttcttttggatcaaaacaataaacaaaatcTGAAATAAAGAATTAGATAATTAAATCTGCAAATATTTGAGAAAAGGAATTGAATGCAAATTTCTGTCGGGATATTCTCTAAAAATCCTGCAATTAAAATTGCTCTGCAAAATCCTtcaaaaattgagaaaaatatactttgaaaatattattgaagAAAATCTTCTGCAATATCTCTTACAACAATGTTGAAATTAATTACAAACAATGCAcaaatatgaagaaaattagaaacaatatatataaaagagaagCAAGAATAAAGCTGAGACTATTTGGAAATGAAGATATATGTTTAACAATTTGAAATAGGAAAGGAAACATATGataattgtaaaataatatcataaggaagatttttaatatgattttgtgCAAGGTAAAAAAGACTATAAAAGAGACTTCAGAGGAAGGAAAAAACAACTTTTGGGATCGCATTTTATAGGAGCAAACACGTTATAGAcctagttttcttttcttttttgtaattattttgttttgcatcCGCATGAAAGACTAAACCTTTTTTGGGTTGTTTCCTTTATAAATTTTCCATTGAGTTATGAGTTTTTGGTCAataattgtttcattttttaaatctcTAGAGCAattgttttaatattctaatctcttgaaaaactggtttttgtgagaggttgtacttgaacgcatgattgagagtcatCCTTATTTTAAACTTTGGTTTTTTAGTTAGTTCTCGTTGTTCTATTTAATTTATTGggtgcatgattcaagagagatgTTATAAACATTctcatggagtatacgcatggaacaaagtgggtactgattaaaccagtagacgcatgttttactggtgagttttaGTTGAATAAGATtgacgcatgttcaatctggtttagctcggTTGGAGGATTAAGAaaggattaatctttagagaaccttgaagaattttatggtggaagaacttggggtTCAATCGctttttaattgctattttaatattttttttatattttttgcacaactatctcaaacccttttatctttattgttattgctaacttttattgcttgcagatagattatAAACACTGATTTACTAATTTCACTATTGGATttgttgggagacgacttggggtcatctgaccacaattatactatcatctctctagcgTTAGACAGGTCTATGCTGgaatcatatttaatttgacTGCTAAACGACGACTATCAACCATTAAGCCAAGTTGTTGTCTACTTGCTTTAGATCTATTGTTTAGTTTGATTTACATTTTAATCCACACCGATGAAGtctttgtataaattttttgcACCACTTGGCCAAAACTATGATGATTATGAGTGTAAGTTGTTGCTTGCTTGATTTATACTTGATAGAGCAAAAGTCCAATAccttataattttgattaattgCTAAAAAGTCAAGTGTAAAACAAGATCATGCTTTGTCTGAAAGATGATAATTTAAATCAACAATTGATCATATAAGACACAAATGTTTCTTCTGATAGATGATACAACACTGTGTAGTATTGGTTTACGTCTAACATGACACAAATGTGTTCATACGATAATCACATGTAAGTAAGCCAACCTTTTACTAATTGAAAgcatatatgtttattttatgttttagggAATGTCTACTATTTCTATATGCCACAAAAATTTGTTAGCCAAAGGACATGTCACATTAGAAGATCTCTTGGATAGAGCTAAAATTGTTTTTCCTCAACAAATCCATGGTGCTAGCATGGTTAACTATATAATAACTATCTACTTCGTACAATTTAAGAAAAGCACATTGCCTAAGAAGAAGATAAGTACCTCCAATTATTGAGATAATAcacaaaagaataaagaaacATTTATTGTTGCATGGAGTGCATTTAATGCACCCATCAGATGTaacaaaatctaaataatttaagaacGAGATAAGATGTCATAAAtgtatttttgaaaagttttccACAAAAACTAAAGTTCTAAATAATTTTCTCATAAATCCAAACAAATGTTTAAATTATTGCCATTAGCTTGGTTGGATAACATATCGCCACTAGCTCGTTTGGATAACATATCACCACCAACTCGACTGGATAACTTATCATTACCCGTTTGGCTGAAAACATCGTCACAATCTGATAAAAACAATCTTATTCAACCAATGATTTTTATTAACATTGTACGTGTAAATAATACCTTTATAGTGTTAACAAACCTTAATTAAAATCTTAGGTTTTCACTAATTGATTGTTTCACTTATTCTCTTTAATTGCTTACAACATCATAAACTCGCCCCCTTTTTCCTTAAAGAAAAGGATATTGTCAGTCTTCTCCTGAAGAAGTAAAGATAATGCCTCCTTCTCTTTAGCTCATTCTTCGGCCTTCAAACATGAAAGTTTGTCTTTATTTGCCTCGACCTTAAGACAATTTTCTTCTTGATGAAGCTCAttaacttgttttttctttctctcttcagcTAAAGGGATATAATGATTGAGTAAAAGTCGCATGCAGGGATGTGATAGTCGAGTGACATAATGAATCAAAAGACCTAGTTTCAGAAACTTCCATACCCCCCGTTAGATAAGCCTTTTTGCTTACTCGACTTGAGGTTGGGGAGCGAAGTACCATTCAGGGCTCGAGCATTAGTCGTAGTCCAAATTGGAAGGCCAAAATCACATGATCTTGTCATCGAAAGACCAAGCCATTGTGATTTCCAATGTTATGCCTTTATACTAATGGATGAAGGGCGATTGATGTCTATAGACCTTACTCAACCTTGACGATATTCACATAAATAACAACCCATTATTTTCGAGATTCTAGtaaaattcatgcaactaccccTTAAATTCAGCTCTATCCATTTTCGCCGTGACATTTATGACTACTTGTGAAGGTATTGAAAACACCAATcacctataaaaggagaagtaTTGAtaaggataatttttttttatccttaagAACTAAGTTATATacccttaaaaaaaataaaggtaaaCCAATATTTACCTATAATAGAATATAAGGAGAACCTTCCTGTAAATTTAAGACAACTTTATGTAAAATTCACATCGAAAAACGAAATAGTCAGTTTCCCTTAtaaattgtaataaattttttcgTAAAATCTCGTCTACTTAATTACGCTTCTATTCCAATACgaaacatataaatatatttaataataaatatatttaataataaatatatttaataattaagtatCTTTGTATTCAGCTCAATTcttcttttagaaaaaaattgtgCCGAATTTAATTGCAATTAATCCAAAGTATCCATTGCTTGGAATTCAAATTTGATCTCCTTCCATACTTTGCGAAAGAAAGATTTAAATCCATTTGTTTAAGGCCACTCACTAAAACTTGAATAAttatctttaataatattttataattttaaatttaatgagGTTATCTTAATAATTATGTATataagaatttatatatatatataatgtaataataaataattatatattttaaaaatatgatggtataaatgaaaataatttaaaatagtagACATTACTCCTCCTAAATTACTATTGCCCCCTTGGGAGAACAAGGGCAAAATGGCGGGAGATGGTGAGCACCCAAAATGATATAGCAAAAGCACATTGAGATAAACACTCTTTGTAGAAGGTTGTTATTGCTCTGCCAAGGTAAAAAAATGATGGAGGAAGTGAAGGAGAAGAACTGGAGAATGGAAGTGGAGGAGAATCTGCAGAGGCTGCAATCTCTTCTGTTGGGCACCGAACAAGCTCTTGCAAGCCAGGACTTCTCCTCCGCTTACGTCCTCGCGCTTCGTCTTCTCGGATTCCTCGACGCCAAATCCCACTCTGACGTCGTCGACGAAGCCTTCCTCCAACCGATTCGCCGCGACGCACTCGCCAAGCTTCACATCGCTCGCAGATCCCTCACTCCTCAATCTGATCGGTACGTTTTTTCGGCAATGATTTTATCCCACTCTTCAACAGTTGAACAGTGAAATGTTTGGTTGAACTTTgtgattttgtgttttttttttttttatatagactAACAATGCTGAAAAATGTTAGGAATTCGGTGAAAATCAAATGGCGTAAGTAAGTGTGTTCTATAAGATTAATTCGCTTTTACATATGCGCATTTTAGGGAAAAATTTGTGAGACAGACTTTTTCATAAGTTGAAATTAGTTTATGCATAATAATTTAGTCTTAGAATTTGTGTGTGAAGTGTAGGTTTTGTTGAATTTTGGAATAACAACCTTTGAAGTCATATTGAATGCAAAATGgtggaattttatttattctgcATAGATATTAAAGccataaaaaattatctatcaTACAAGTTTATTATAATAAGTTGCAGTCCTTAAATTGTAGGTGTGGCCGTAATATAGCGGATTTAGTAGTATGCGGAACCAGATCATACTAAATTAAGAGTGAATTCTATTCAAGTTTTATCGTTGTTGCAACTGAACTTTAATCTTTCTTGGAGAATCTTTTGAACTTTAACCTTTCTTAGAGAATCTTTTCAACTTTAATCACACTCAACTGATGTAATCACAATTATGGTCATCATACCAGAGGGAGAATTAAAAAATCTTGATGTTTTAGCGGTAATTGTGGTTGCAAATAGTTTTATACCTTTGAATATTAGTTAACTCTCccatctgtttttttttttatcgttttTATGTTGTTGTCTCCATGCTTCTGAACATTTTGGTTCCTGTTATTTAATTAGCCAAGCTTTTGAGCAAGCAAAGAAATCTCCAGGATGCATATTTGGCACAACAGGAGATATTGACATTGAGAAGATTCGGAACTCAAAGTACTTCCGTGCACTTGTCAACCAATCTAAAGAAACATATGAGAATAAATTGGTAAGACGTGCTGACAATCacagtaattaaaataaatttatttattgttttctgTGCCTCGGTATTCCTGACATCATGATATGTGAATATAAgatttcttttcttaaaaaaatattatttcaggTTGATCACCTGGGGAAACAGGACAAAGCAGGCAGCAAAGCCTCGAAGCAAATGGTGCAAACGAAGTTGTCATCCATGTATGGGAAAAACAGCTTGAGGACCAGCAATTGTTCCAAGAGTTCTCTGAACATGAAAAATAATAGCTCCGAGGACTGCAGGATTCTTGGTGGGCCTCAACCTCAAGCCAGCCATACAAAGGGTCCTGGTATCTCTTCTATCTTGCAAGTTGAAGGAGACGAAAGAGCTTTTGGTAACACATTCTCCACTAAACGTGTACACGTGGAAAATAATAGCCTTAGAGTTGGATACTTGAAGTCACCTTCAAGTAAGGAGGAAGTTCACCCTGATGTTTGTGGCAACGGATTTGTTACTGCTAGAGCAAAATTGGTATAATTAGTTTGCCTTATTTATCTACTTTCTGCTTTTTTCTATCAATGAGTTCGGCAATTATTAGCATTTTATTTCTATTCTGTCAAATTTGGTGCATGAATTTGTAATTTGTCTTTATAGTGCACTGGATTTTTCATGTTCACGTTATTCTCCTAACGATGCACATTATAGATGAAAACctaaacattaatttttataaggAAATGCCCTTAAAAGGGTGAGCCACACTCACTCTATTATTGAGTGGCTATCAAACAAACTTTCTagtaaaataaaggaaaaactcAATTATCGTATAACTTCTATCTGAGTTAAAATgccatatttattttctattcctTCCATGTGGTTATTTCTTTGCACGTAACAATGTTGAAGCCCTCAAATTATTGGTGCAGGAAATGGAAGCAAAGCAGAAGCGAGGAGTAGGTGGTTCACCCAGTGCCTCGGTCTCACCGCAGTGTGATAACAATCCTGCCAACAGGTTGCATGGTGGGAGATCATATGGTGTTTCACGACGTGGCTTCCGTGGTAATTTTGTCCCCCCTATAAAATCCAATGGGAACAATGCTGGAAATATGAGCGCACGAAATGCTGGAAAATACGATGATTCTTTAGATGACTCTACGAAGAAATGGTTAGTAGTACTCAAGTTCTTCTTGCTCCTATCTTCCGTAACTCATTCATTCTCTTTGCGTTGTGCATTCCAATGTCCAAATGACAATATTCTTTCAAAACTTTTTCTCATAAATTATCTGCTCATCTATCTAACTATGGCTAGGGAGATTTACCCTTACCTGAAATTGCTACTCTAGTCTCTAGGTCTTTTTTTTACGTATTAAATTTGTTACGTTTTCCTTCAACCCCGTGCAAATATtaacaaaatgattttttcttttatctttatttttactTGTGGGTATAGTGTTTTTGGACCTTACTCTCTTTAAATCCTTTCCTCTCTTCTCAATAAGTCGTTGATCTCAGTCGTGATTAATGATTGCTTGGATAATATATGCAACTTCCTTATATGCTTCATATGCTTGTAGTTTGGAAATCCTGTGTGGTCCTGATGGCGAGCTTCCTGAGAAATTGAGGAATTTGGAACCTCGTCTCATTGAACATGTTAGTAACGAGATCATGGATAAAGATCCCAATGTCCGGTGGGATGATATTGGTAGATATAACAATCTGATCATCTTTCTACTCAGCTCACCAAATTggcattttttcataattatgaAACTAAGTATATGTCGTTTAATGACAATGTAGCTGGATTGGAGCATGCCAAGAAATGTATTGATGAGATGGTAATATATCCTCTACAACGTCCTGACATATTCATGGGCTGTCGTTCCCCTGGGAGGGGTCTGCTTTTGTTTGGTCCACCAGTAAGTACAAATTTCTCCTGTGATGATATAAATTGCCAAGACTCTGGTCTTTAATCTCTCCTATGTTTTAAATGCTAGGGAACGGGTAAAACAATGATAGGAAAAGCCATAGCAGGGGAGGCGAAGGCAACCTTCTTTTACATATCTGCAAGTTCGTTAACTAGCAAGTGGGTAAGTTTGTCGTGCTTATGGTTTAGCTGTTCTATTTTTTGAAGGTTTGCTGATATCGTGTAAAGTTTAAGCAATAACTGAAATTGAATTCCGCGAAGGGGCTTAGGTCAAGTTGGGTTCGGTTGGTGTTTTTTTTAGAACCTGAATTGATTAATGGAGATATTGAATGTGGAACTTGGTATATTTGGGTGGTCAGATAACAATTAGACAACCGTTGGATTTTGATATCATTTTAGAAAGTgtatttttaagtttaattcactttcacaaaatttatttatatgatgAAGTTTGCACCTATTATATACTACATTttgatcatatatataatatatatctaATTGATATAAGATTTTCAATACATTCCTTCATATTAAGATTGGATATCTTTAGTGTgaaaataaaggtggtttgaTAGTTAGTGACTCAACAATTGGGTGACAAAAATGaatatactataatttgattatttatcTTGTTGATGTGAGAACTCTGATGCACTTATGTCGAAAACTGAATTTCATGCAAATAGATATTTATGATTCAATAGTAGGTGACATAATAGATCTAATACACTTCACTAAGACTGATTTTgatatcattttaaaagaactaacatataagatgaggtttaaagtcatttatataatataatttgatcATATTTCTAATGGTTGTAGTATTTCCAAAGGGTCAAATTGGGTCGGTTGTCAGGTTATTTGGCAGGAAGTGAAAAAACTAGAAGAAAGGGAAAACTGGgggaaaattaagaaaaatgaaagaaataaaatgtGCACAATCCAAGTCGGATCCGGTCTCAGGTCGACTTGATCGAGTTACTCATTATCTGACCCTACTTCATCATACAATATGGATCGGGTCAAGTCGGTTTTCTTGGGTTGGTCTGATGCATGTTGACTCATGCAAAACATAGACATCTGTGCTTTTAGTCAGGTCGTGCAACAATAATTCCAAAAACTGTTGCAATGTTTCTTAGTACTCTGAAACGGTTCCtccttattattattttagattgGTGAAGGTGAAAAGCTAGTAAGAGCCCTTTTTGGAGTTGCCAGTTGCCGTCAGCCTGCAGTAATTTTTGTTGATGAAATAGATTCTCTCCTGTCTCAGGTATGCTATGTTATTCCCAATAAAAGCAACGTGGATTTATCGCCGTAGTAGTTTTTGACATTATGAGCCATAGCATTATCATCTATGAGGAAGTACTAACATGCAATTTTACCAAGTGAAAATTTAGTTTTACTACGCCATGAAAAATTTCTCTTTTCATCAGTTAACGTAAATAACTTGTTACAGCGTAAATCAGACGGGGAACATGAATCCAGTAGACGGCTAAAGACACAGTTTCTCATTGAAATGGAAGGTTTTGACAGTGGTAGCGAGCAAATTCTGCTTATAGGTTATTGCTGACTCACTCGATTCAAATTCCTTTTTTATTTGGCTTTGCAATACAATCAAATTTTAGCTCACTACCTGTTTCTTTCGTGATATGGCCGTAATTACACAATATTTGTGATTTCATCTTTGGCATTTGAAGTTTGTTTTAGTAAACTTAAGATATTTGATGAATTTGAGCATTAAGACAGTATATATCCGCTATAAACGACAATGAATCAGAAAACATAACCCTAAGATGTGATTTCTCATGCTTTCTCAAGTCCTTTTTGTTTCTTTGTATTTATTCGAAAGGAAGGAAAATTTCAAACTTAAAAATTTAATGTTGAAATATGAGGATTAAgtttattttagtaaaaatatataaataaatataaaaatatgatgTGTGTTTcctaattataaatatatttttagctAGATTAGCTTAACATATATGTAGGCtgttttcagaaaataaaagttataacttatttatagttggaaaaagaaaatataaaacataaaatgttACTTTTCATCATATCATACAGAGTTTgcaatcaattttgaaaaaaaaaatactaattttatAATGGGTATCAAAccaattttttagaaaatatggaTTTAGATTTTAACTAATCTAAATTATTTGAATCTATAATATATTAGATTAGTTTAGTAATACAACAGATTCAATTTTAAGGATTTTTTTGTAACTCTTAAGTCTTGAAAACATTACACATTAGtcccttttttttatatcatatatACACCTTTTTAGAAGAGGTCATTGTATTGAGAAAAAGCCAGAGATGTAAGTGTGATTTGAGGAAACTTCATGGGATTTTAGATTAatttactttaatattttttgaagtAATTGTGATATAAGTAACTTGGGTTTTTAGGTAAACAAATTTTCTTTCCTAGCGTTTCAATTTGATGATAGTAAGTTTTTCTCACATAAACTAGAGCTGTCATACTATTTCTTATGGAATTTGGGTAAAATTTATACAGGGGCAACGAATCGTCCCCAAGAGCTTGATGAAGCGGCACGAAGGAGACTTACTAAAAGACTTTATATTCCCCTACCATCCTCAGGTGCTAATCATGATTCTGCATATTTTTAGATAAACTCTTCTAGCACCAGGTAATTAACATTTTTGTATTGGACATAAGAGGCAAGAGCTTGGATTGTACGTAACCTTCTACAGAAAGATGAACTATTCAAGCTTTCAAACGAGGAAATGGATATCATATGCAACTTAACGGAAGGTATGAGTTTACATGAGTTAATTGCAGTATCTTCTGTATAGCAGCTGTTTGACTGTtggtttaattattattttaaaaagaaatcctTTGGTTTCGAGTGATTGATTTACTTTGCTTTTACTCGGTAACTTTTGTAGGTTATTCAGGATCAGACATGAAAAACTTAGTGAAGGATGCTTCTATGGGACCCCTAAGAGAGGCTTTAAAACAAGGCATAGAAATTACGAAGCTAAAAAAGGAGGATATGCGAACAGTAACTCTTCTGGTATGCAGTGCCTAAACCTGTAAAATTCTCAGCATAATTTTAACACGATTTACACTTAACTTACGCTGTGCAGGACTTCGAGAACGCCCTCAGAGAGGTGAGGCCTTCTGTTTCCCCAAATGAACTTGGCACGTATGATCAATGGAACAAGCAATTCGGAAGCTTATCATTGTAGTGACATGTTTTATCACTGTATGTATGCTGACAGAATATCACAGCTAGTAAAAAATGGTAGCAACTAGACTGTACCCTAATGACTGCGCTATTGTAATCTTTATGTTACTCAAATTGCACTGTGCTTGCACAACccatttttaagaaatttagaTTTTAAGCACAAAGCATGTTTTGCAGGGCCTTCTCTTTGTGATGGTGATTACTGACATGTTCAATGAGCTGTAGAACTTTATTATATTTGTCTCAGGTGCTTCATTATATCAAAGCTCACCAGTAAGGTAGTTCCTGCATTGAGCGTTAAAGTTGTAAATATActacaaataattttaagtaattatattaattaatttaattaatatttacttacatGTTACTTCTGGGATTAGTTGAAcgtaatttaataatttttttttaatttcaatttcccttgtttaattgagtaagaatttgaatttttcttattttatttatgca
This region includes:
- the LOC137837197 gene encoding ATPase family AAA domain-containing protein FIGL1, which encodes MMEEVKEKNWRMEVEENLQRLQSLLLGTEQALASQDFSSAYVLALRLLGFLDAKSHSDVVDEAFLQPIRRDALAKLHIARRSLTPQSDRQAFEQAKKSPGCIFGTTGDIDIEKIRNSKYFRALVNQSKETYENKLVDHLGKQDKAGSKASKQMVQTKLSSMYGKNSLRTSNCSKSSLNMKNNSSEDCRILGGPQPQASHTKGPGISSILQVEGDERAFGNTFSTKRVHVENNSLRVGYLKSPSSKEEVHPDVCGNGFVTARAKLEMEAKQKRGVGGSPSASVSPQCDNNPANRLHGGRSYGVSRRGFRGNFVPPIKSNGNNAGNMSARNAGKYDDSLDDSTKKCLEILCGPDGELPEKLRNLEPRLIEHVSNEIMDKDPNVRWDDIAGLEHAKKCIDEMVIYPLQRPDIFMGCRSPGRGLLLFGPPGTGKTMIGKAIAGEAKATFFYISASSLTSKWIGEGEKLVRALFGVASCRQPAVIFVDEIDSLLSQRKSDGEHESSRRLKTQFLIEMEGFDSGSEQILLIGATNRPQELDEAARRRLTKRLYIPLPSSEARAWIVRNLLQKDELFKLSNEEMDIICNLTEGYSGSDMKNLVKDASMGPLREALKQGIEITKLKKEDMRTVTLLDFENALREVRPSVSPNELGTYDQWNKQFGSLSL